DNA sequence from the Pseudomonas tritici genome:
TCGCGGCATCATCTGCGTGGCCGACAACACCTTCGCCAGCCCATGGATCCAGCGCCCGCTGGAGCTGGGCTTTGATGTGGTGGTGCATTCCACCACCAAATACCTCAACGGCCACTCCGATGTCATTGGCGGCATTGCCATTGTCGGCGACAACCCTGAGCTGGCTGAACGCCTGGGCTTCCTGCAGAACTCGGTTGGCGCCATCGCTGGCCCCTTCGATGCCTTCCTGACGCTGCGCGGCGTGAAAACCCTGGCACTGCGCATGGAGCGCCATTGCAGCAACGCCTTGGACCTGGCCACTTGGCTGGAGCAGCAACCGCACGTTTCGCGGGTGTACTACCCGGGCCTGGCGTCCCATCCGCAGCATGAGCTGGCACGAAAACAGATGCGTGGGTTTGGCGGGATGATTTCGATTGACCTGAACAGCGACTTGGCCGGCGCTACGCGCTTCCTGGAAAACGTCAAGATCTTCGCCCTGGCTGAAAGCCTCGGCGGCGTGGAAAGCTTGATCGAACACCCGGCGATCATGACCCATGCGAGCATTCCGGCCGCCACGCGGGCGCAGTTGGGAATTGGCGATGGGTTGGTGCGGTTGTCGGTGGGCGTTGAGGATGTAGAGGACCTGCGCGCGGATTTGGCGCAGGCCCTGGCACACATCTAACATCCGACATCGATC
Encoded proteins:
- a CDS encoding cystathionine gamma-synthase — encoded protein: MSQSDKSAFATRVIHAGQSPDPTTGALMPPIYANSTYLQDSPGVHKGFDYGRSHNPTRFALERCVADLEGGSQAFAFASGLAAISTVLELLDAGAHIVSGNDLYGGTFRLFDKVRQRSAGHRFSFVDLSDLSAFEASLQDDTRMVWVETPSNPLLSLTDLSAIARICRDRGIICVADNTFASPWIQRPLELGFDVVVHSTTKYLNGHSDVIGGIAIVGDNPELAERLGFLQNSVGAIAGPFDAFLTLRGVKTLALRMERHCSNALDLATWLEQQPHVSRVYYPGLASHPQHELARKQMRGFGGMISIDLNSDLAGATRFLENVKIFALAESLGGVESLIEHPAIMTHASIPAATRAQLGIGDGLVRLSVGVEDVEDLRADLAQALAHI